The Halorubrum sp. BV1 sequence GGTACTTCGCGATCCGATTCGGCGCGTTGGCGAGCTAACTCGGCACGCGCCGACAGATCGCGCGCACTACCCTCTCGGCTCAACCGCCTTCTCTGATGCACCGCCCGTGCGCGCGACGCGCACCGACCGCAGTACTTCTTTACGCGTCTGTCCCGTACGTGACGGCGATGGCTGACCTGACGCTGTACGAACTGGATGGGTGCCCGTACTGTGCGAAAGTGAAGACCAAACTCGCCGACCTCGGCGTGGAGTACGACTCCGTCACGGTCCCGCGCTCGCACGGCGAGCGAACCGAAGTCGAGGAGATAAGCGGCCAGACCGGCGTCCCCGTGCTCGTCGACGAGGCCAACG is a genomic window containing:
- a CDS encoding glutathione S-transferase N-terminal domain-containing protein; its protein translation is MADLTLYELDGCPYCAKVKTKLADLGVEYDSVTVPRSHGERTEVEEISGQTGVPVLVDEANGIEGMAESDDIVEYLDETYGDAS